The following proteins are encoded in a genomic region of Magnolia sinica isolate HGM2019 chromosome 1, MsV1, whole genome shotgun sequence:
- the LOC131220524 gene encoding cytochrome P450 93A3-like — translation MASDLHFYAILFLIWLISTVLIRIIFSNSRTRARHLPPGPIPLPIIGHLHLLGPIPHQAFHKLSKRYGSLIHLRLGSVPAVVASNADIAREILKTHETTFASRPQPSAIRYLAYGTSGFAFAPYGPYWKFMKKLCMSDLLGGRTLDQLQPIRSEEIRRFLRLLHKKSNGGEAVDVSRELVTMTNNTVSRMAMSCICSDSEGEAEEMRKLVHEVAVLAGTFNISDYIGLCRNLDLQGLKKRYKDVHQRFDAMMERIIKEHEEQRKMKIGRGDGVKDILDILLEISEDESAEMKLTRDNIKAFILDIFVAGTDTSAITTEWALAELIKHPDMFKKARVEIDSVVGKNRLVEESDVPNLPYLQAIVKETLRLHPSPLLHRESTEDCKIGGYDVPANTLVFVNVWAIGRDPEHWVDPLEFRPERFMPSDDESDRSHHVDVRGQHFHYLPFGSGRRGCPGISLALQVVQTTLASMIQCFDWTVGIDGESATVDMTEGPGLTLPRAHPLLCFPVARANLVPFN, via the exons ATGGCCAGCGATCTCCATTTCTACgccatcctcttcctcatctgGCTCATCTCCACTGTCCTTATCCGGATCATCTTCTCTAATTCCCGAACCAGGGCCCGCCACCTCCCTCCGGGCCCGATACCCCTCCCCATCATCGGACATCTCCACCTCCTCGGTCCCATCCCTCACCAAGCTTTCCACAAGCTCTCCAAGCGCTATGGCTCGTTGATCCACCTCCGCCTCGGCTCTGTCCCCGCTGTCGTCGCCTCCAACGCTGACATTGCAAGAGAAATCCTCAAGACCCATGAGACCACCTTCGCATCCCGACCTCAACCATCAGCCATCCGTTACCTCGCCTACGGCACCTCTGGTTTCGCTTTCGCTCCTTACGGCCCCTACTGGAAGTTCATGAAGAAGCTCTGCATGTCCGATCTCTTAGGTGGGCGGACGCTTGATCAGCTCCAGCCCATCCGTAGTGAAGAGATCCGGCGATTCTTGCGACTTCTACATAAGAAATCCAATGGAGGAGAAGCAGTCGATGTTAGCCGAGAGCTCGTAACGATGACGAACAACACAGTATCGAGGATGGCAATGAGCTGCATATGTTCGGACTCGGAAGGGGAGGCGGAAGAGATGAGAAAGCTGGTGCACGAAGTGGCGGTGCTGGCCGGCACGTTCAACATATCGGATTATATCGGGTTATGTCGGAATTTGGATTTGCAGGGACTGAAGAAGAGGTACAAGGACGTGCACCAGAGATTCGATGCGATGATGGAGAGGATCATCAAAGAGCATGAAGAACAGAGGAAGATGAAGATAGGGAGAGGCGATGGTGTGAAGGATATTCTCGATATTTTGCTCGAGATATCGGAAGATGAGAGCGCCGAGATGAAACTGACGAGGGACAACATCAAAGCCTTTATCCTG GATATCTTTGTGGCAGGAACCGATACGTCTGCAATCACAACGGAATGGGCCTTGGCGGAACTCATCAAGCATCCCGACATGTTCAAGAAAGCAAGGGTAGAGATCGATTCAGTCGTAGGAAAGAATAGATTGGTTGAAGAATCAGACGTCCCAAATCTTCCTTATCTCCAGGCAATTGTCAAAGAAACACTCCGACTGCACCCGAGCCCTCTGCTTCATAGAGAATCCACTGAAGATTGCAAGATCGGAGGCTACGATGTACCGGCTAACACCCTAGTGTTCGTCAATGTGTGGGCCATCGGAAGGGACCCTGAGCATTGGGTTGACCCACTTGAATTTCGTCCTGAGAGATTCATGCCGTCTGATGATGAGAGTGATCGGAGTCACCACGTGGACGTTAGGGGGCAGCATTTCCATTACTTGCCGTTCGGGAGTGGTCGGAGAGGCTGCCCGGGCATTTCTCTAGCGTTGCAGGTCGTACAAACGACGCTCGCTTCCATGATCCAATGCTTtgattggacggttgggattgacGGAGAAAGTGCAACTGTTGATATGACGGAGGGCCCAGGATTGACACTCCCTAGGGCACATCCCTTGTTGTGTTTCCCCGTCGCCCGTGCAAATCTCGTTCCTTTTAACTGA